A genome region from Chryseobacterium sp. G0186 includes the following:
- a CDS encoding sterol desaturase family protein, with product MNFNETELSGYLDLFWQFSWPQWIIFSLITNLFLYLFSIGLYLFIDKTCRKSKLQKQDHPVTKPDFYLSLLTVFCNSLVMLIGVFLWKNSWIEVESILSVGIIVLEVLVLLLLMDLLMYFFHYAAHLPFIYKILHGKHHEHVSTNYLSLFVLHPFETIGFGLMMLVLLMCYDFSVASISIYLLINLIWGTIGHLNREFFPARFDRFLIGTTRFHNQHHLDETKNFGFYTSIWDRLFRTYK from the coding sequence ATGAATTTTAATGAGACTGAACTTTCCGGTTATTTAGATCTATTTTGGCAGTTTTCCTGGCCTCAATGGATTATATTCAGTCTGATCACAAATCTTTTTCTGTATCTGTTTTCAATAGGTTTATATCTCTTTATTGATAAAACCTGCCGTAAAAGTAAACTGCAGAAACAGGACCATCCCGTTACAAAGCCTGATTTTTATCTCAGTCTTCTTACTGTTTTTTGTAACAGCCTTGTCATGCTGATAGGCGTTTTTTTATGGAAAAATAGTTGGATTGAAGTTGAAAGTATCCTTTCAGTAGGCATTATTGTTCTTGAAGTGCTTGTCTTACTGCTTTTAATGGATCTCCTGATGTATTTCTTTCATTATGCCGCCCATTTGCCCTTTATCTACAAAATATTACACGGAAAACATCATGAGCATGTAAGCACCAACTATCTGAGCCTTTTTGTTCTCCACCCCTTTGAAACCATAGGCTTTGGACTAATGATGCTGGTTTTACTGATGTGTTATGATTTTTCTGTGGCTTCAATTTCCATTTATCTGCTGATTAATCTTATTTGGGGAACCATTGGCCATTTGAACAGGGAGTTTTTCCCGGCAAGATTTGATCGTTTTTTGATAGGAACCACCAGGTTTCACAATCAGCATCACCTGGATGAAACGAAGAACTTTGGGTTTTATACATCGATTTGGGATAGGTTATTCAGAACTTATAAGTAG
- a CDS encoding S41 family peptidase — MRNFLKLQCLAIFVILISCTNNEENAPVFPEGSTESVNVWVQDSMKRYYYWADQMPAKPDYHLPVKDFFKSLLAPQDRFSFIVNTEDSSSYPRSIRNMYGFDYTVIQLVNGEVVAVVKLVLKNSPAFNAGLERGMIITKINGKAVTAANAETITGSMKDFTVLDLGVGSWKNGTVTDEKEVKVYYGFSFEQPVLSKVFEKNGKKVGYLYIYDFPDGMTSVFNQKFAEFKAAGVQELILDLRYNYGGSVSAAAALCSLIPSGISSGSPFILFKGNKNGGQVKRTFAQQIAYDPKALDFNALRANALGLNKVYILTSNSTASAAEIVINNLKPYLQVIQIGNTTLGKDMAGFTVEDKRKPKHISWQIHPVIYKVFNADGSGEYSNGITPQIMVNKYTELPLLPLGDPAETLISSVLNGTNLRSTGHNGQHQEVKILYQSDLNFIQSQK, encoded by the coding sequence ATGAGAAACTTCTTAAAACTTCAATGCCTAGCCATCTTTGTCATTCTTATTTCCTGTACAAACAATGAGGAAAATGCTCCTGTTTTTCCTGAGGGAAGTACGGAATCAGTTAATGTATGGGTGCAGGACAGCATGAAAAGATACTATTATTGGGCAGATCAGATGCCTGCCAAACCTGATTATCATCTTCCGGTAAAAGATTTTTTTAAAAGTCTGTTAGCTCCCCAGGACCGCTTTTCCTTTATTGTGAACACTGAAGACTCTTCCAGCTACCCGCGTTCAATCCGGAATATGTATGGTTTTGACTATACGGTGATTCAGCTGGTCAATGGGGAAGTGGTTGCTGTTGTTAAATTGGTCCTTAAAAACTCGCCAGCGTTCAATGCCGGATTGGAGCGGGGAATGATTATTACCAAAATCAACGGGAAAGCCGTGACAGCAGCCAATGCAGAAACTATTACCGGCTCCATGAAAGACTTCACGGTGCTGGATCTTGGTGTTGGAAGTTGGAAAAATGGTACGGTTACTGATGAAAAAGAGGTTAAGGTATATTATGGATTCTCCTTCGAACAGCCTGTACTCTCTAAAGTATTTGAAAAAAACGGAAAAAAAGTAGGTTATCTTTATATCTATGATTTTCCGGATGGAATGACTTCAGTTTTCAATCAAAAATTTGCAGAATTTAAGGCTGCCGGTGTCCAGGAACTTATTCTTGATCTTCGATACAACTATGGCGGATCTGTTTCCGCTGCTGCTGCACTTTGCTCATTGATTCCCTCAGGTATTTCATCAGGCTCCCCATTCATACTATTTAAAGGGAATAAGAATGGCGGACAGGTAAAAAGGACATTTGCGCAGCAGATCGCCTATGATCCGAAAGCTCTTGATTTTAATGCCTTACGTGCAAATGCTTTAGGATTGAATAAAGTCTATATTCTCACGTCAAACAGTACTGCATCAGCCGCAGAAATAGTAATCAATAATTTAAAACCTTATCTGCAGGTCATTCAAATAGGGAATACTACCTTAGGAAAAGATATGGCGGGATTTACAGTAGAAGATAAACGCAAGCCAAAACATATTTCATGGCAGATTCATCCGGTCATTTATAAAGTCTTTAATGCCGATGGTTCCGGGGAATATAGCAACGGGATTACCCCACAAATCATGGTCAATAAATATACTGAATTGCCTTTACTACCTTTAGGGGACCCTGCTGAAACTTTAATTTCATCTGTTCTTAACGGGACTAATCTAAGATCGACGGGTCATAATGGACAGCATCAAGAAGTAAAGATTTTGTACCAAAGTGATTTGAATTTTATTCAGAGCCAGAAATAG
- a CDS encoding T9SS-dependent choice-of-anchor J family protein encodes MKKLFLLSIVLLSQAAAAQFLIWSNSFETADDLQGWTLHDLNNNGNGWVQGKNIYHNGTSMVLGTSGSLRYSISLVPSGTANGFVSENDWIISPEIDLSSAGGNITLGAYVARQRTSQASVARDLYIYVSTPQKPVPALSDFQSLAVDANGNDLPNPYKIKGGYTENPFPSDVTQFVESTVDLTAFAGKKIYIGIWSNRKSTGSNIQNINIDEMAIYATETLNTKEIKKKEILTKIIENPVKENLQLQLNPALKQNITTINIYNGAGQKVVVTQYSKSMNIASLSAGVYIVEVTDGKTTERLNFIKK; translated from the coding sequence ATGAAAAAATTATTTTTATTATCTATTGTATTGCTATCACAGGCTGCTGCAGCACAGTTTCTGATATGGAGTAATTCCTTTGAAACAGCTGATGATCTTCAGGGATGGACCCTTCATGACCTCAACAATAACGGAAACGGATGGGTGCAGGGAAAAAATATCTACCATAACGGAACTTCAATGGTATTGGGAACTTCAGGATCTTTACGTTATTCCATAAGTTTAGTTCCTTCAGGGACAGCTAACGGTTTTGTGTCAGAAAATGATTGGATTATTTCGCCGGAAATTGATTTATCCTCAGCTGGAGGGAATATTACCTTAGGAGCTTATGTAGCAAGACAGAGAACAAGCCAGGCTTCTGTTGCCAGAGACCTTTATATTTATGTAAGTACACCACAAAAACCGGTTCCGGCGTTATCAGACTTTCAGTCGCTTGCCGTAGATGCCAATGGAAATGATCTTCCCAATCCTTATAAAATAAAAGGCGGGTATACCGAAAATCCATTTCCGTCGGATGTTACACAATTTGTAGAAAGTACGGTAGACCTTACCGCTTTTGCAGGAAAGAAAATTTACATCGGAATATGGTCAAACAGAAAATCAACAGGGAGCAACATTCAGAATATTAATATAGATGAAATGGCCATCTATGCCACAGAAACCCTGAACACAAAGGAGATAAAAAAGAAAGAAATTCTTACCAAAATAATAGAAAATCCTGTAAAAGAAAATTTACAGCTACAGCTTAATCCTGCATTGAAACAAAATATAACAACAATCAATATCTATAACGGAGCAGGTCAGAAAGTGGTAGTTACTCAGTATTCCAAATCTATGAATATAGCAAGCTTATCTGCAGGCGTATATATTGTGGAGGTTACTGATGGAAAAACTACAGAAAGACTGAATTTTATTAAAAAATAA
- a CDS encoding phytase yields the protein MKKITYYIAALAIFPFVIGCKGQNQAGEKLKPTVVTETVVHDTDDPAIWINPKDASKSIIIGTDKDTDGGLYAFDLNGKIINKVTGLKRPNNVDIEYGFMLNGKKTDIAAVTERETNKVKLYALPELKEVGEISVFDGEAERDPMGISMYKSSETGDIFAIVGRKSGPKDGYLWQYKLSEQNGKIIGEVIRKFGKYSGMKEIESIAVDDEMGYIYYSDEQFGVHKYYADPAKGNEELLVFGQGDFASDVEGISIYPTSKNTGYILVSNQQNDTFNVYLRENPAKGRIAEIPVSTLESDGSEVTHVNLGPKFPKGVFVAMSNGRVFHLYDWRMIEKKIQAAVKTTKQIK from the coding sequence ATGAAAAAGATAACATATTATATAGCAGCACTTGCAATTTTTCCTTTTGTGATAGGCTGTAAGGGACAAAATCAAGCAGGAGAAAAATTAAAACCTACCGTTGTTACGGAAACTGTAGTTCATGATACCGATGATCCCGCCATATGGATCAATCCCAAAGATGCATCCAAAAGCATTATTATCGGAACAGATAAAGATACTGATGGCGGACTGTATGCATTCGACCTCAACGGAAAGATCATCAATAAAGTTACAGGTCTGAAACGTCCTAATAATGTGGACATTGAATATGGTTTTATGTTAAACGGAAAAAAGACGGACATTGCTGCCGTTACAGAACGGGAAACCAATAAAGTAAAGCTTTATGCTCTTCCTGAACTGAAGGAAGTGGGTGAAATCTCTGTATTTGACGGAGAAGCAGAACGTGACCCAATGGGAATTTCCATGTATAAAAGCTCTGAAACAGGGGATATTTTTGCCATTGTAGGAAGAAAATCAGGACCAAAAGATGGCTATCTTTGGCAATATAAACTTTCTGAACAGAATGGAAAGATCATAGGAGAGGTTATCCGTAAGTTTGGAAAATACAGTGGTATGAAAGAGATTGAAAGCATTGCTGTAGATGATGAAATGGGATATATTTATTATTCTGACGAGCAGTTTGGAGTTCACAAATATTATGCAGATCCGGCAAAAGGAAACGAAGAACTTCTTGTTTTCGGACAAGGTGATTTCGCCTCTGATGTAGAGGGAATTTCTATCTATCCTACTTCTAAAAACACTGGATATATTTTGGTTTCCAATCAGCAGAATGATACATTTAATGTCTATTTAAGAGAAAATCCGGCAAAAGGAAGAATTGCAGAAATTCCTGTTTCTACGCTTGAAAGTGATGGTTCTGAAGTAACCCATGTTAATTTAGGTCCAAAATTTCCTAAAGGGGTTTTCGTTGCGATGAGCAATGGCAGAGTTTTCCATTTATATGACTGGAGAATGATTGAAAAAAAGATCCAAGCTGCTGTAAAAACCACAAAACAGATAAAGTAA